In Streptococcus porcinus, the genomic window AGTGCTATAGTATTAATAAGAATGATTATAATTAAGAAAGAGAGGAGAAAAAATTGCCAATACTTGAATTTAAAGACGTCTCATTTTCATCTGATGGGAAGGACATCTTAAAAAATCTTAGTTTTGCTATTGATGAGGGAGACTATGTATCGATTATAGGTCCTTCTGGTAGTGGGAAAAGCACTCTTTTGAAGCTAGCTAGTTATTTACAAAGTCCGACTAGCGGGGATATTATGTTTGAGGGTAAATCATTGGGGGCTTACAATCCAATAGAATTACGTCAGGCCCTTTCTTATTGTTTTCAAACTCCACATCTATTTGGTGAAAAAGTGAAAGATAATATTCAATTTCCCTACGAAATTAGACATTTACCTTTGGATCAGGCCCGTGTCAATAAACTTTTTGAACTATTTAAAATGGATCTTTCGTATTTAGAACAGGATGTTAAAAAATTATCTGGAGGGGAAAAGCAGCGAATAGCTCTGATTCGACAATTGTTATTTGAACCAAAGGTTCTTTTATTGGATGAAGTGACCTCAGCTTTGGATTCTGTTAATAAAGAAATAGTCGAAGAAGTTATTGAAAGGCTAAATAACAAGGGGGTTACTATTCTCTGGATTACCCATGATACTAGTCAAAGTAAAAAATATGCTAATAAAATGATGACTATTGT contains:
- a CDS encoding ABC transporter ATP-binding protein is translated as MPILEFKDVSFSSDGKDILKNLSFAIDEGDYVSIIGPSGSGKSTLLKLASYLQSPTSGDIMFEGKSLGAYNPIELRQALSYCFQTPHLFGEKVKDNIQFPYEIRHLPLDQARVNKLFELFKMDLSYLEQDVKKLSGGEKQRIALIRQLLFEPKVLLLDEVTSALDSVNKEIVEEVIERLNNKGVTILWITHDTSQSKKYANKMMTIVDGKLESMEVIK